The proteins below come from a single Chryseobacterium sp. MA9 genomic window:
- a CDS encoding LytTR family DNA-binding domain-containing protein, translated as MKIAIIEDELLAVNYLKNLLDTQSIVPVTETVILRSKKQAIDFFEKDSADLIFMDIHLGDGMSLEIFEHVELFTPIIFITAFDEYAMRVFRHFTIDYLLKPFEEEDLHKALQKFISIRNNFDPEPVLKSISSLRQAEDEMMKRFMVREGNKLKSIDEHNTAYFFASGKYLFLTTKDHQTYIYDDTIKDIIQKLNPEIFFKINRKFIINKEAVAEIIKHSSQKVELRLFPEPEVNAEIFISKMQIAECLNWLNS; from the coding sequence ATGAAAATTGCCATTATAGAAGATGAGCTGCTGGCTGTGAATTATCTGAAAAATCTTTTAGATACACAGAGCATAGTCCCTGTTACAGAGACTGTTATTCTTCGTTCCAAAAAACAGGCAATTGATTTTTTTGAGAAAGACTCTGCAGATCTTATTTTTATGGATATCCATCTTGGTGATGGAATGAGCCTTGAGATTTTTGAGCACGTGGAGCTTTTCACCCCGATTATTTTCATTACTGCATTTGATGAATACGCCATGAGAGTCTTCAGGCATTTCACAATTGATTATCTTCTGAAGCCTTTTGAAGAAGAGGATTTGCATAAAGCTTTACAGAAATTTATCTCCATAAGAAACAATTTTGATCCTGAACCGGTTCTTAAATCTATTTCCTCATTAAGACAGGCAGAAGATGAGATGATGAAACGTTTTATGGTAAGAGAAGGAAATAAACTCAAATCAATAGACGAGCATAACACTGCTTATTTTTTTGCATCCGGGAAATACCTTTTCCTTACTACAAAAGATCATCAGACCTATATTTATGATGATACTATTAAAGATATTATTCAGAAGCTCAACCCGGAAATTTTCTTTAAAATAAACCGCAAGTTTATCATTAATAAGGAAGCTGTTGCTGAAATTATCAAACATTCAAGCCAGAAAGTAGAGCTGAGACTTTTTCCGGAGCCGGAGGTGAATGCTGAGATTTTTATCAGTAAAATGCAGATTGCAGAATGTTTAAACTGGCTGAATAGCTGA
- the tssD gene encoding type VI secretion system tube protein TssD — MAERNSRGILKFNNGEGQKLLKLNYSVSRSTDVSGRVASDPSNALIKITVEATEKSDILESLLNGKYKPTVGEITFNKSHEEGTLTTLKWNNGYVIQHEVDFDAVDENSMYISFIVSAEQIDLGNSSYFGAWPS; from the coding sequence ATGGCAGAAAGAAATTCAAGAGGAATTTTAAAATTCAACAACGGTGAAGGACAAAAGTTATTAAAGCTTAACTACAGCGTATCAAGATCTACAGATGTATCAGGACGTGTAGCATCAGATCCTTCCAATGCTCTTATCAAAATCACGGTAGAAGCTACTGAAAAATCAGATATTCTGGAAAGTTTATTGAATGGAAAATATAAACCTACTGTAGGAGAGATCACTTTCAATAAATCTCACGAAGAAGGAACTTTAACAACACTGAAGTGGAACAACGGTTATGTAATCCAGCATGAAGTAGATTTCGACGCTGTAGATGAGAACAGTATGTACATCAGTTTTATAGTAAGTGCAGAACAGATAGATCTGGGGAATTCTTCTTACTTCGGAGCATGGCCTTCTTAA
- a CDS encoding RagB/SusD family nutrient uptake outer membrane protein → MRKITTIIALTAISLINIGCDRFLDIQPEGKIIPVTAEDYRKVLTSAYSKYPVHKSMVALRTDETSIDDNGVDFISNREMAMWKDSNYDSNSVELPWLSFYNVNFYLNQIINEGSKTIQDSPEKNQILAEAYALRAYLYFDLVNLYGKPYNSATASTDRGVPINLEIDLEEVLKPSSVQEVYDQVHADIKKAEGLMVEQTQALGANYRFSKTALLAFEARTALYESDWDKALNYANQVLAVKSDLSNLNTANTVPNHYASPESIMALDNTWDNSIKNLCFASPELISSYNSTTDKRFGMYFEKNGSKYKVTKGGSLEFKVSFRTAEQYFIKSEALLKLNKLAEAKETLLKVLKNRYTPDGYTSVQNAVNSMDSTAFMNFILDERFREFALEGQRWFDLRRANQKKISHTISGKEYILQQNDPRYTIEYPMSAKKNNPNL, encoded by the coding sequence ATGAGAAAAATTACAACAATCATAGCGCTTACAGCAATCAGTCTTATCAATATAGGCTGTGACAGATTTTTAGATATTCAGCCTGAAGGAAAAATCATTCCTGTTACAGCTGAAGATTACCGAAAAGTACTTACATCAGCGTATTCAAAATATCCGGTTCACAAATCTATGGTAGCACTTCGTACCGATGAGACAAGTATTGATGATAATGGAGTAGATTTTATTTCTAATCGTGAAATGGCAATGTGGAAAGATTCGAACTATGATTCGAACTCTGTGGAGCTTCCTTGGTTAAGCTTTTATAACGTAAACTTCTATCTGAATCAGATCATCAATGAAGGAAGCAAAACAATACAGGATTCTCCGGAGAAGAATCAGATTTTAGCGGAAGCTTATGCTCTTCGTGCCTACCTGTATTTTGACTTGGTGAATTTATATGGAAAACCTTACAACAGTGCTACAGCTTCAACAGACAGAGGAGTTCCAATTAATCTTGAAATTGATCTTGAGGAGGTATTGAAACCGTCTTCTGTACAGGAGGTGTATGACCAGGTTCATGCGGATATTAAAAAAGCAGAAGGTCTGATGGTAGAACAAACGCAGGCATTAGGAGCTAATTACAGATTTTCAAAAACAGCTTTGCTGGCTTTTGAGGCAAGAACAGCTTTGTATGAAAGTGACTGGGATAAAGCTTTGAATTATGCAAATCAGGTACTGGCAGTAAAAAGTGATTTGAGCAATTTGAATACCGCAAATACTGTCCCTAACCATTATGCTTCCCCGGAATCTATTATGGCTTTGGATAATACATGGGATAACTCTATAAAAAACTTATGTTTTGCATCTCCGGAACTTATTTCTTCATATAATTCTACTACAGATAAAAGGTTTGGCATGTATTTTGAAAAAAATGGTAGTAAGTATAAAGTCACCAAAGGAGGAAGTTTAGAATTTAAAGTGTCTTTCAGAACGGCAGAGCAGTATTTTATAAAGTCTGAAGCATTATTAAAGTTGAATAAACTGGCAGAAGCTAAAGAAACACTTCTGAAAGTATTAAAAAACAGATATACTCCGGATGGATATACTTCAGTTCAAAATGCAGTGAACTCAATGGATTCTACAGCATTTATGAACTTTATCCTGGATGAAAGATTCAGAGAATTTGCTTTGGAAGGACAAAGATGGTTCGACTTAAGAAGAGCAAATCAGAAAAAAATAAGCCACACCATCAGTGGCAAAGAATATATTCTTCAGCAGAATGATCCGCGATATACCATTGAATATCCAATGAGTGCGAAGAAGAATAACCCTAATTTATAA